The DNA region CCTCAGCACCCCAGGCCTTCCCCCTGCCACACGGCCCACGGCCCACGGCCCACGGCCAGGAAAGCCGGAAAAAACCAACATTTCTTCTGTGACCTGTTGCACATCGAAACGTTTCTCTCTACTATCGAAACGTTCGCGCAATCGTTTCGCTAGAAGGAGTCACAGTGGCAACCATCGTCGATGTCGCATCCCTTGCCGGCGTTTCGACCTCCACTGTGTCGCACGTCCTCAACGACACGAGGCATGTCGAGCCGGAGACCAGGGAGCGCGTCATGAGTGCTGTGCGGACTACCGGTTACCGACGGGACGTGCTGGCCCGTTCCATGCGCCGCGCCAGGACTGACTCCATTGGCCTTGTTGTTTCGGATGCCGGGGAGCCGGCGTTCGCGGACATGGTGCACGGCGTGGAAGAAGCCGCGGCCCAAAACGGCCTGTCCCTGCTGCTGGCCAACTCGGCGGAAGATACTGCCAGGGAGCGCGCGGCCGTCGAGGCACTCCTGGACCGCCGCGTGGATGGCCTGATCATTGCACGGGCGGCCGGTTCCAGCGACGGACTGCTGGCGAGAATCCGTGAGGACAAGAAGCCGCTGGTCCTGTTGGACCGGCTCGCGGACCTGGACGTGGACCAGGTGGGGGTCAATAACCAGTCCGCCATGGCAGCACTGGTTGAACATCTCGCCACCCGCGGCCACCAGCGGATCCTGCTGATCTCCGGGGATTTGCGGGTTTCATCACTCCGTGAGCGCTACGACGGTTTCCACGCCGCCATGTTGGATCGGGGCTTGGAGGTGCCGGCCAGCCTGCTGTGTGAAGGCACGGTAACTGCGGCATCGACGTTCGACCGTGTCCGGACACTTCTCACCACATCCAAGGATCGTCCCACGGCGATCCTGGCTTGCAGCACGCTGCTAGCCGCCGGCGCTCTGGGGGCCATACAGCATGAAGGCCTGCAGGTGCCGGGCACCAT from Arthrobacter pascens includes:
- a CDS encoding LacI family DNA-binding transcriptional regulator, which produces MATIVDVASLAGVSTSTVSHVLNDTRHVEPETRERVMSAVRTTGYRRDVLARSMRRARTDSIGLVVSDAGEPAFADMVHGVEEAAAQNGLSLLLANSAEDTARERAAVEALLDRRVDGLIIARAAGSSDGLLARIREDKKPLVLLDRLADLDVDQVGVNNQSAMAALVEHLATRGHQRILLISGDLRVSSLRERYDGFHAAMLDRGLEVPASLLCEGTVTAASTFDRVRTLLTTSKDRPTAILACSTLLAAGALGAIQHEGLQVPGTMAFATFDGFTYSDLFEPQITTVRQPAFRLGESAVGMLLRRIENPNVPTEILRLESEIEFRRSTE